A window of Mycolicibacterium fluoranthenivorans contains these coding sequences:
- a CDS encoding SDR family NAD(P)-dependent oxidoreductase yields the protein MRIVAVTGGGRGIGAATARAFAARGDRVAIGDIDATAATALADQLPGAIGVQLDVTDAASYQRFLDDIENRLGALDVLVANAGVMWVGPFDQEPEAAMRRQIAVNLEGVITGFKLATPAMRQRGSGHVVVVASAASKLAPAGEATYAATKHAVYGYCTAVREELRGSGVDVSVLMPTVVATELAAGTSSGKVALLTPEQVAAGVLALVDGRQPELFLPRKAGLAALAMAVTPPRLRGALQRLLVPNQVVLGRPEQRRDYETRTLDKPAPEDGSVS from the coding sequence ATGAGGATCGTCGCCGTCACCGGCGGCGGTCGCGGCATCGGCGCTGCCACGGCCCGAGCCTTCGCTGCGCGCGGCGACCGGGTGGCCATCGGCGATATCGACGCCACCGCGGCCACGGCTTTGGCCGATCAGCTGCCCGGCGCGATCGGTGTGCAGCTCGACGTCACCGACGCCGCGTCCTACCAACGGTTCCTCGATGACATCGAGAACCGCCTTGGCGCACTGGATGTACTGGTCGCCAATGCTGGGGTGATGTGGGTCGGCCCGTTCGACCAGGAACCCGAGGCCGCGATGCGACGCCAGATCGCCGTCAACCTCGAGGGCGTCATCACCGGGTTCAAGCTGGCGACACCGGCGATGCGCCAACGCGGATCGGGACACGTCGTCGTGGTGGCGTCGGCGGCCAGCAAGCTCGCACCGGCGGGGGAGGCCACCTACGCGGCGACCAAGCACGCGGTCTACGGCTACTGCACCGCGGTACGGGAGGAACTGCGGGGCAGCGGTGTCGACGTCAGTGTGTTGATGCCGACCGTGGTGGCCACCGAGCTTGCGGCCGGCACCTCCAGCGGCAAGGTCGCGCTCCTGACACCCGAGCAGGTCGCCGCCGGGGTACTCGCACTCGTCGACGGGCGGCAGCCTGAACTGTTTCTGCCGCGCAAGGCCGGTCTGGCGGCATTGGCAATGGCTGTGACACCGCCCCGGCTGCGTGGCGCCCTGCAGCGGTTGCTCGTGCCCAATCAGGTCGTGCTCGGACGTCCCGAACAG